In Geothermobacter hydrogeniphilus, the genomic window CGAGGTCTACCGGCAGAGAATATATATGGAGCCAAGGGCGTGAGGCTTGGGGTCGCGGGGTCGCGGCCCCGCCCGCCGCCCTCCTCTTTTGTGCGCACAAAAGAGGAGGCAGAAAAAGCGCCCCGAATGTCTTGCCCGCTGGCGCGGGTACCCTCCGTTCGGCAGACGTTTCGGGGCCGGGACGAAAACTCGGCTGCGCCTCAGACATTCGTCCGGCTGTTTCCCGAAACGTCCACCTCTCTCCGGCGGCGACAACACGGGGAGGGCAAGTCAAGAAAACAGAAGAACATCACTGTTCCAAGGCGGTCGAGACGTGTGTAGCTGCAAGGCGTCTCACGCGCCAAGGAATGAGGCGTAGCGGCAGCTACGTCGGAATGACGAGGCGCGGGAGCAACGCAGCAGATGCGTGCGTCTCGACCGCCCTCGCAGCATAAGGCGTAGCGGCAGCTACGTCGCACAAGCGAAGAAGGATGCAACGCCGAGCTGGAGCAAAAAGACCGCCCTTTCTTGCAACGAAGCTCTGTCGTACCGTGAATCTCCACCGTTGCAGGGCGAGGATTTTTGGTTCAGATCAAGGCGCATCGTGAAGAGCGCGGAGACGTAGCGGCAGCTACGTCGCACAAGCGATGAGCGATGCAACGCCGAGCTGGAGCAAAAAGACCGCCCCTGATAAAAAAAGGGCGCCCTTTGGGGGCGCCCGATGAGCAACGAGAGGTTCAGGAGGCGTCTCGCTGACTGTGACTTTTTATTCTTTCCCTTTCAGGGCCAGGTAGCGGGTGGCTTCGCCGTGTCGGACCAGCAGCAGCGCCGCGCCGCCCTTGCGGGTTTTCTTCAGGGCCGCTTTGACTTCGGCCGGAGAATTGACCGGAATGCGGTTGACTTCCTGGATCAGGTCGCCTTTCTGGATGCCGGCCTCTTCGGCCGCCGAGCCGTCTTCGACTCCGGCCACCAGCACACCCTGCTCGCCCTGGTAGCCCAATTGTTCGGCCAGCGGTTCGGTCAACTGCTGCAGCTGCAGGCCGTAGCGCTTGATGGTGCTGGCCGGCGTCGGGCGCCCTTTGGCGTCGGTTTCCAGTTCGCCGATAACGACCTTGATCTTCTGCTCGTCACCGCCCCGCACAATGGTCAGGGTGAGACTGGTTCCGGGGGGGGTGAGGGCGATCTTGTTGCGGAATTCGGCCACCTTGCCGACCGGATGACCTTCAAGCTCGGTGATCACGTCGCCGCGCTTGAGGCCGGCTTTCTCGGCCGGGGAGTCCTTGATCACCTGGGCGACCAGGATTCCCTTGTTTTTGTCGAGGCCGAAGGAGTCGGCCAGTTCCCGGGTCAGGTCCTGGATATAAACACCGAGACGGCCGCGGGTGACCTTGCCGTGCTTGACCAGCTGGTCGCGGATCTGCTTGGCCATATTGATCGGAATGGCGAAGCCGATGCCCATATAGCCGCCGCTGCGGCTGAAGATGGCGGTGTTCATGCCGACCACCCGGCCGTCGAGGTCGACCAGCGGGCCGCCGCTGTTGCCGGGATTGATGGCAGCATCGGTCTGGATGAAGTTTTCGTAGTCATTGAGGCCCATGCCGCTGCGCCCTTTGGCGCTGACGATGCCGGCGGTCAGGGTGTGGGAGAGGCCGAAGGGATTGCCGACGGCCAGCACCCAGTCTCCGACTTCCAGTTTGTCCGAATCACCGAGGCGCAGGAAGGGCAGGTCGCTGGCATCAATCTTGATGATGGCGACATCAGTGGCGGGGTCGGTGCCGATGGTTTCCGCCTTGAATTCACGCCCGTCGAGCAGGCGGACGACCACTTCATCGGCATCACCGACGACATGATTGTTGGTCATGATCAGCCCGTCGGGCGAAATGATGAAGCCGGACCCCTGCCCCACCGCGCGGTGTTTGCGGGGCGCCTGACGTCTCTGGTGCGGCATGTTGGGGGGCGCACCGAAAAAACGACGGAAGAATTCGTCGCCGAAGGGCAGCTCCTGGCTGGAGACCTCGGCTTCTTTTTCCACTTTGATGAAGACTACGGCCGGAGAAACCTTCTTGGCGACATTGCGGAAGGCGCGGCCGGTCTGCCTCAGGTTTTCGATTCCCTGCTGCTGTGCCAGGGCGTTGCCGCCGCCCGGCGGCAGGATGAGAACCAGGGCCAACAGAACCAGTCCGGTGAACAGAACAGAGCGTAAGGTGCGTGCGAGTGGTTGCATGAGGATCGTCTCCCAGTGCTTCAGGCGTTCCCCGACAGCGGGCAGAGATTTCTTACCCGATCG contains:
- a CDS encoding DegQ family serine endoprotease; the encoded protein is MQPLARTLRSVLFTGLVLLALVLILPPGGGNALAQQQGIENLRQTGRAFRNVAKKVSPAVVFIKVEKEAEVSSQELPFGDEFFRRFFGAPPNMPHQRRQAPRKHRAVGQGSGFIISPDGLIMTNNHVVGDADEVVVRLLDGREFKAETIGTDPATDVAIIKIDASDLPFLRLGDSDKLEVGDWVLAVGNPFGLSHTLTAGIVSAKGRSGMGLNDYENFIQTDAAINPGNSGGPLVDLDGRVVGMNTAIFSRSGGYMGIGFAIPINMAKQIRDQLVKHGKVTRGRLGVYIQDLTRELADSFGLDKNKGILVAQVIKDSPAEKAGLKRGDVITELEGHPVGKVAEFRNKIALTPPGTSLTLTIVRGGDEQKIKVVIGELETDAKGRPTPASTIKRYGLQLQQLTEPLAEQLGYQGEQGVLVAGVEDGSAAEEAGIQKGDLIQEVNRIPVNSPAEVKAALKKTRKGGAALLLVRHGEATRYLALKGKE